A stretch of Cicer arietinum cultivar CDC Frontier isolate Library 1 chromosome 5, Cicar.CDCFrontier_v2.0, whole genome shotgun sequence DNA encodes these proteins:
- the LOC101495541 gene encoding uncharacterized protein translates to MQHLLTLMERDKYVYRYRKVDGSDELRDIFWAHPDAITLVNNFHIILIMDSTYKTCRYRMLLLEIIGVTSTEMTFCVGFAYLQSERVDNFTWALQMVKEHITSGEVEVIVTDRDLALMNAVENIFPKAVNLLCLFHICKNVKAKCKMTVFPKKKQVQIMEAWEALIYSYDEAQYYMKLAIFEGICSSCSIFYDYVHEQWLIPHKERFVEAWTNRVMHFGNTTTQMVESAHWSLKRILQDSIGDICSVWETINSMISNRLYANLRGVVSKNAIDHIAAEYDRVKYVGIDQTECRCTIRTTHGLPCACEIAKYSMIPRSIPLDVIHGWWSKLTFHIDASSQPSELSVKHEIDVIVKKFEELDVPGKISLKGKLREIAYPSTTSMFPPVAKVKTKGAPKKGKSKVSKRDKSTKRDPSWWEYVDASVRCSGTNACSTIDTSKVEKLAPRPSVQKLTHRPSISKVQQPRVLLFKDWLPVEIHKFIDDIIDVGDDGNCGYRAVAALLGMGENCWAFIRQQCVIELQEFMSHYEILFGGENYVRQLIHNVYVEQVASKDNWMTLPEMGYVIASKFNVVVVALSLNQSQTYFPLRSPPPTSMSDHRVIVIAFVNNCHFVQVYLKSYSPIPPASNLWKNYCNEEARQ, encoded by the exons ATGCAACATCTTTTGACATTGATGGAACGCGACAAATACGTTTATCGATATAGGAAGGTAGATGGTTCAGATGAGTTGAGGGACATATTTTGGGCCCATCCAGACGCTATCACTCTTGtgaataattttcacataatattgattatgGATAGCACTTACAAGACCTGTAGATATCGAATGCTATTACTTGAGATTATTGGTGTTACATCTACtgaaatgacattttgtgtGGGATTTGCATATCTACAGTCTGAGCGTGTTGATAACTTCACATGGGCACTACAAATGGTGAAAGAACATATTACAAGTGGTGAAGTTGAAGTCATCGTTACTGATAGAGACCTTGCTTTGATGAACGcagttgaaaatatttttccaaAAGCAGTAAATTTATTATGCTTGTTTCATATATGCAAGAATGTCAAAGCCAAGTGCAAGATGACCGTGTTTCCAAAAAAGAAGCAAGTGCAAATAATGGAGGCATGGGAGGCTCTTATTTACAGTTATGATGAGGCTCAGTACTACATGAAGTTGGCTATCTTTGAAGGAATTTGTAGTAGCtgttctattttttatgattatgtacACGAGCAGTGGTTAATTCCTCACAAGGAAAGGTTTGTTGAGGCGTGGACAAATAGAGTTATGCACTTTGGGAACACCACAACACAAATGGTTGAGTCGGCACATTGGAGTTTGAAAAGGATATTACAAGATAGTATTGGTGATATATGCAGTGTTTGGGAAACCATCAATAGCATGATT AGTAACAGATTATACGCGAATTTGCGTGGTGTTGTGTCAAAAAATGCAATTGATCACATTGCGGCAGAGTATGATCGCGTGAAGTATGTAGGTATTGATCAGACTGAGTGTCGTTGCACAATTAGGACAACACATGgtctaccttgtgcatgtgaaatAGCCAAGTATAGTATGATCCCACGTTCCATTCCATTAGACGTTATTCATGGTTGGTGGAGTAAATTAACTTTCCATATTGATGCATCGAGTCAACCTTCAGAGTTATCTGTGAAACATGAAATAGATGTCATAGTGAAAAAGTTTGAAGAACTTGATGTACCTGGCAAAATTTCACTTAAAGGTAAATTACGAGAGATCGCGTATCCATCGACTACGTCGATGTTTCCACCGGTTGCCAAGGTTAAAACAAAAGGTGCACCAAAAAAAGGCAAAAGTAAGGTatcaaaaagagataaatcaacCAAGCGTGATCCATCTTGGTGGGAGTATGTGGATGCAAGTGTTCGATGTAGTGGTACAAATGCATGTAGCACTATAGATACCAGTAAAGTAGAAAAGCTAGCACCTCGACCATCAGTCCAAAAGCTCACACATCGACCATCAATTAGCAAAGTTCAACAACCAAGAGTTCTCCTCTTCAAAGATTGGTTGCCAgttgaaattcataaattcataGATGACATTATTGATGTCGGTGATGATGGTAATTGTGGATATCGTGCAGTTGCAGCTTTACTTGGAATGGGTGAGAACTGTTGGGCATTCATCCGTCAACAGTGTGTGATAGAGCTACAAGAGTTCATGTCTCATTACGAGATACTATTTGGTGGAGAAAATTATGTTCGACAACTTATACACAATGTGTATGTTGAGCAAGTTGCGTCGAAGGATAATTGGATGACACTTCCAGAAATGGGATATGTGATTGCTTCGAAGTTTAACGTGGTTGTCGTCGCATTATCACTTAACCAATCACAAACATATTTTCCACTTCGGAGTCCACCACCAACATCTATGTCAGATCATCGTGTGATTGTTATTGCATTTGTTAACAACTGTCATTTCGTACAG GTTTACTTAAAGTCATATTCCCCTATACCACCAGCAAGTAATTTGTGGAAAAATTATTGCAATGAAGAAGCACGACAATGA
- the LOC101495222 gene encoding PHD finger-containing protein 6-like, producing MQQSDAVHKVEPCDICGDVGFAEVNVTCSKCKLTHEHIYCMRINLMEVPDDWLCEACQSKNATTSPCKVNQDFGLQTSKRQQSFKTGRVGKVKYLHEDEVIKLSSFNFSTKPSQACSSLPMIRKAIPGSSTLPLSRRASKSVIPKIPTMTLKPNPCIASMEHRKFPRSGVHKDPITDQHASSSKGPRKEHRLVSEGRVGAPIPNRRVQTLNLLTEKPTKGALCKDLLERKSLPVAVSGAVAECNKINLEKSNIQSIHENFHHDYKYLPSSVSAWSGQFQILQAALSGEFYDGFEAQPPCIIHRKAYELSNKMPSVLQLESLPALNGLADAFQDCSPSLQDIALYFFPSDNSERSRKNLNSLFKFMNAENSMLRSFIDGVELLVFTSHQLNEDSRGIIAAVNEGYFLWGVFRSKKASIANERFTDMEPVDMDIDMMGGNDVVGRIDHVLNDNSSNLSQLPLEGTPLPSTTFKRVEERTLIPSSNLNLYRGDKSILSENLDKKIKSEHSSDPSSWSPIKKYHKMLDILDAPPGFEAHGLGGVKPSNIKRWEIT from the exons ATGCAGCAAAGCGACGCAGTTCACAAG GTTGAACCTTGTGATATATGTGGTGATGTTGGTTTTGCTGAAGTGAATGTTACTTGCTCTAAATGCAAGCTAACTCATGAACATAT TTACTGCATGCGAATTAATCTCATGGAAGTTCCAGATGACTGGCTTTGTGAAGCATGCCAATCCAAAAATGCCACAACTTCACCATGTAAAGTGAACCAGGATTTTGGCTTGCAGACTTCCAAAAGGCAACAATCTTTTAAAACAGGCCGAGTTGGGAAAGTGAAGTACCTTCATGAGGATGAAGTTATTAAACTTTCTAGTTTTAATTTTTCCACAAAACCTTCTCAAGCATGCTCTTCTTTGCCGATGATCAGGAAGGCTATTCCTGGAAGCTCTACTTTGCCATTGAGCAGAAGGGCATCCAAAAGTGTTATTCCAAAGATTCCCACTATGACTCTGAAACCAAATCCTTGCATAGCATCTATGGAACATAGGAAGTTTCCAAGAAGTGGAGTTCATAAAGATCCAATTACTGATCAACATGCTTCATCATCAAAAG GACCAAGAAAGGAGCATAGACTTGTATCTGAGGGACGAGTAGGTGCACCAATACCTAATAGAAGAGTTCAAACTCTTAATCTTCTGACAGAAAAGCCTACCAAAGGGGCACTTTGTAAAGACTTATTAGAAAGAAAATCTTTACCTGTCGCTGTTTCAG GTGCTGTTGCTGAATGTAACAAAATTAATCTGGAAAAAAGCAACATTCAGAGTATTCATGAAAACTTCCATCacgattataaatatttaccCTCTTCAGTTTCTGCTTGGAG TGGTCAATTCCAAATTCTTCAAGCAGCTTTATCTGGTGAATTTTATGACGGGTTTGAGGCCCAACCTCCATGCATTATTCATAGGAAAGCATATGAGCTTTCAAACAAAATGCCCTCAGTCCTGCAACTGGAATCACTGCCTGCTTTGAATGGCTTGGCTGATGCATTCCAGGACTGTTCTCCCAGTCTTCAAGATATAGCATTATATTTCTTTCCATCAGATAACAGTGAGAG ATCCAGAAAGAACTTAAATAGCCTATTTAAGTTTATGAATGCTGAAAACTCAATGTTGAGAAGTTTTATTGATGGAGTTGAGTTGTTGGTCTTTACCTCGCATCAGCTTAATGAGGACTCAAGGG GTATTATTGCTGCAGTGAATGAAGGATATTTCCTGTGGGGAGTTTTTCGCTCAAAAAAAGCTTCTATTGCTAATGAAAGATTCACTGACATGGAGCCTGTTGATATGGATATCGATATGATGGGAGGAAATGACGTGGTGGGAAGAATTGATCATGTTCTGAATGACAATTCCAGTAATCTCTCTCAGTTACCTTTGGAAGGAACACCTCTTCCGAGCACCACTTTTAAGAGGGTAGAAGAAAGGACCTTAATCCCTTCAAGCAATTTGAATTTATATCGTGGGGACAAATCAATTTTGTCTGAAAATCTTGATAAGAAAATAAAGTCTGAGCATTCTTCTGACCCATCCTCATGGAGCCCTATCAAGAAATATCATAAAATGTTAGACATACTCGATGCTCCACCAGGCTTTGAAGCTCATG GACTTGGTGGGGTGAAACCCTCGAATATTAAGAGATGGGAGATAACttga